From Phaeodactylum tricornutum CCAP 1055/1 chromosome 11, complete sequence, one genomic window encodes:
- a CDS encoding predicted protein (DNA primase subunit p 58), which yields MNIVHSGAGPKLPREVDVKPENHVNLYRESPRVEMTIDDFEVYALKRLKVLRKIEQLKTMRVSAEQFNGKIAKMVKQELSDPSVDEASHFILRLSYCQTDDLRRWFLQQETTLFQHRLSHLSTEQLAKSVKEYAQIKPIPRAEKERLQSHLMQLMNPVEFAKSHFYAVPFQQALDLVAQRQCYLSQGNAYIPQAKVLSILVAKFRSELSRCLVLMANTNTFRNVEDPEAVRIYPLLQNLNSCLVNEEPSGEQGLTGSTGLTAANVDRMAPHMPLCMRQLQAGLQQDKKLRHWGRLQYGLFLKFAGLSMEDALTFFQRHFTSVTGEQFQKQYAYNIRHMYGKEGKRATYTAYNCSKIIMGNAPSTGDHHGCPYKHFDDQHLEQTLQRLKIGTDGDRRAIMALKKSHQYQLACQKHFEVSHEKANSMEVSVDNVGNHPNAWFRASVNYAERLAERDGTTSMQVSP from the exons ATGAATATTGTGCACTCCGGAGCGGGACCGAAGCTTCCCCGAGAGGTGGACGTCAAGCCCGAAAATCATGTCAACCTCTACCGCGAAAGTCCTCGCGTGGAAATGACaattgacgattttgaagTCTACGCCCTGAAGCGTCTCAAG GTACTGCGCAAGATTGAACAGCTCAAAACAATGCGTGTTTCGGCGGAGCAGTTCAATGGAAAAATTGCCAAAATGGTCAAACAAGAACTCTCGGATCCGAGCGTcgacgaagcgtctcatTTTATCCTACGCCTCTCCTATTGTCAAACCGACGATTTGAGGCGCTGGTTCCTGCAACAAGAAACAACTCTCTTCCAACACCGCCTCTCCCACCTCTCCACGGAGCAATTGGCCAAGTCGGTCAAGGAATATGCACAAATTAAACCCATTCCTCGAGCGGAGAAGGAGCGCCTGCAATCTCACCTCATGCAGCTCATGAATCCCGTGGAATTTGCCAAATCCCACTTTTACGCCGTCCCCTTCCAGCAAGCCCTCGACCTCGTGGCACAGAGACAGTGCTACCTCAGTCAAGGGAACGCCTATATTCCACAAGCCAAGGTCTTGTCCATCCTCGTGGCCAAATTTCGGTCCGAACTGTCCCGCTGTCTCGTGCTCATGGCCAACACCAACACGTTCCGGAACGTCGAAGACCCGGAAGCCGTCCGCATTTACCCGCTCCTCCAGAACCTCAATTCCTGTCTGGTGAACGAAGAACCCTCCGGAGAACAGGGCTTGACGGGCAGCACGGGCCTCACGGCAGCCAACGTCGACCGCATGGCACCGCACATGCCGCTCTGCATGCGGCAGCTCCAAGCCGGTCTCCAGCAAGACAAGAAACTCCGCCACTGGGGCCGTCTCCAGTACGGACTCTTTCTGAAATTCGCTGGCCTGTCGATGGAAGACGCGctcacctttttccaacgCCATTTTACGTCCGTGACCGGCGAGCAGTTTCAGAAACAGTACGCCTACAACATTCGTCACATGTACGGGAAGGAGGGAAAGCGCGCAACGTACACCGCCTACAATTGTAGCAAAATTATTATGGGCAACGCGCCATCAACGGGAGATCACCACGGGTGTCCCTACAAGCACTTTGACGACCAGCATTTGGAGCAAACTCTGCAGCGTCTGAAGATCGGAACGGATGGGGACCGTCGGGCGATCATGGCTCTGAAAAAGTCTCATCAGTATCAGCTTGCCTGTCAAAAACATTTTGAAGTATCGCACGAAAAGGCCAACAGTATGGAAGTGTCCGTTGACAACGTGGGTAACCATCCGAATGCTTGGTTCCGGGCCAGCGTGAATTATGCGGAGCGCTTGGCGGAACGCGACGGTACAACTAGCATGCAAGTATCTCCCTAA
- a CDS encoding predicted protein, which produces MSITKKETATEQDDSTKKASIEEATKEKVEPTGDENSVNKDSWERLMGDDLLMKSLGLTGEAPVSTPVQPQDAVVIDFVGRLAPTLEDSDGPIFQEAKDWLIVIGEKNVLPALEMGVRFMKLGETAVVWSHSKYAYGPSGRVHGDYNLPADSDVRYQITVKSILSEEKRSEPETLIQLGLAKKEIGNDAYANEWSDGMGKDRIKLLYQRAVKDMEFIVQSSEHSEEIREQATTVMLDCLNNIAAVQMRAKEFHAAKATAVQVLSYDPDNFKGLMRAAKAALLDPASSYEEVDAAIQAAAEKSGANQTDVQRLRADFKRRKQDYDQKSKAMFSKLGKTDAKPSKEAIKNDTEVKESEEKSRKPEMDVVPNEAALDSSEKATVWWKRLPWKDTILPYGFQLLMPFVMYYYFTIAKARQEAKYGDSTTTPSFSTGAEEL; this is translated from the exons ATGTCAATAACCAAGAAAGAGACAGCGACGGAACAAGACGATTCCACAAAAAAAGCCAGCATCGAAGAGGCAACGAAGGAAAAAGTCGAGCCCACTGGGGATGAGAACTCCGTTAACAAGGACTCGTGGGAGAGATTAATGGGCGACGATCTCTTAATGAAG TCGCTTGGCTTGACAGGGGAAGCGCCGGTGTCGACGCCCGTCCAACCGCAGGATGCGGTAGTGATTGATTTTGTCGGCCGTCTTGCTCCTACCCTCGAGGACTCGGACGGTCCCATCTTTCAAGAAGCTAAAGATTGGCTGATTGTGATCGGGGAGAAGAATGTATTGCCGGCTTTAGAAATGGGTGTTCGTTTCATGAAGTTGGGCGAGACTGCAGTGGTTTGGAGTCATTCCAAATACGCGTACGGACCTTCCGGTCGTGTTCACGGGGACTACAATCTTCCGGCCGACTCCGACGTGCGTTACCAAATTACCGTCAAATCTATCTTGTCGGAGGAAAAGCGGTCGGAACCGGAAACGTTGATTCAGTTGGGACTGGCAAAGAAAGAGATTGGAAACGACGCGTACGCCAACGAGTGGAGCGACGGAATGGGCAAGGATCGCATTAAACTACTGTACCAGCGTGCCGTGAAGGACATGGAATTTATTGTCCAATCGTCCGAGCATTCTGAAGAAATTCGCGAACAAGCCACAACCGTCATGCTAGACTGTTTGAACAATATTGCGGCGGTCCAGATGAGGGCTAAGGAATTTCATGCTGCCAAGGCTACGGCTGTCCAGGTGTTGTCCTACGATCCGGACAATTTCAAAGGATTGATGCGTGCCGCCAAAGCAGCCTTGCTGGATCCCGCGAGCTCCTACGAAGAGGTGGACGCGGCTATTCAGGCGGCTGCCGAAAAATCGGGCGCCAACCAAACGGACGTCCAACGTTTACGGGCTGACTTTAAACGGCGAAAGCAGGACTACGACCAGAAAAGCAAGGCCATGTTTTCGAAACTAGGCAAGACAGATGCAAAACCAAGCAAAGAAGCAATTAAAAATGATACAGAGGTAAAAGAATCTGAAGAAAAAAGCCGAAAGCCTGAAATGGATGTCGTTCCGAATGAAGCGGCCCTGGACAGTAGCGAAAAAGCCACCGTATGGTGGAAGCGGCTTCCTTGGAAGGACACCATTCTCCCGTACGGATTCCAGCTTCTGATGCCCTTTGTCATGTACTATTACTTTACGATTGCGAAAGCTCGGCAGGAAGCCAAATACGGTGATTCTACAACAACACCCTCATTCTCAACCGGGGCGGAGGAGTTGTAA
- a CDS encoding predicted protein — protein MPKSPAIYRLAANRQYDAVSARVKSHPQDLMWTDRHGSTALHILCQARIVDGALLDAVQSILQVSPEQVAWGNVGTWTPLHFAVEPRLLPSSAWYTRKLILRLIEACPEAVSVPTKNGFKTRTPFHIACEANADIRVLKAMLAIDPSLATRPFVKFDAYSVTENPLQLVWKNRNKGFAHAATAREEKMALLLHAAYHGTVPTSSRQQPYFRLLTAACTVRCPRDYFTQILCTHIGDVSKCDALGNFPLHYAVASAVPEGHVYTQFVIQALLSVSTYAASQPNADGRWPLHVAVYDTHLTWHKGGVRELAFAFPEALRKVDVLSGLVPFLASAERAVYTRLNLSTTYELLLAAPEMVQAIRKTNRIAGLHKEATGSGPVFDIFD, from the coding sequence ATGCCGAAAAGTCCAGCGATTTATCGTTTGGCCGCCAATCGTCAGTACGATGCCGTTTCCGCTCGTGTTAAATCGCACCCGCAGGACTTGATGTGGACGGATCGTCACGGATCAACGGCTTTGCACATTCTGTGTCAAGCTCGAATCGTGGACGGTGCTTTGCTAGACGCTGTTCAATCTATACTGCAAGTCTCTCCAGAGCAAGTAGCTTGGGGCAATGTGGGGACCTGGACACCCTTGCATTTTGCCGTGGAGCCACGTTTACTACCGTCCAGCGCTTGGTACACCAGGAAACTGATTTTGCGCTTGATTGAAGCTTGTCCCGAAGCGGTTTCGGTACCGACCAAGAACGGCTTCAAGACGAGAACACCGTTTCATATCGCGTGTGAAGCAAATGCCGACATTCGTGTGCTAAAAGCCATGCTCGCTATCGACCCTTCGTTGGCGACCAGACCATTTGTCAAATTCGACGCATACAGTGTCACCGAGAATCCGTTACAGTTGGTCTGGAAGAACCGGAATAAAGGATTTGCGCATGCAGCGACGGCGAGGGAAGAAAAAATGGCCCTTCTTCTGCACGCAGCTTACCACGGTACCGTTCCAACGTCTTCCCGACAACAGCCCTACTTTCGACTCCTCACCGCCGCTTGTACCGTCCGCTGTCCACGCGACTACTTTACACAAATTCTTTGCACGCATATAGGAGATGTGAGCAAGTGCGACGCGCTAGGCAACTTTCCGCTGCATTATGCTGTGGCTAGTGCCGTTCCGGAGGGGCACGTGTACACGCAGTTTGTGATTCAAGCCTTGCTGTCCGTCTCTACATACGCGGCGAGTCAACCGAATGCGGATGGTCGGTGGCCCTTGCACGTGGCAGTCTATGATACGCACTTGACCTGGCACAAGGGTGGTGTCCGGGAACTGGCCTTTGCCTTTCCGGAAGCTCTGCGGAAGGTTGATGTATTATCAGGTTTGGTGCCTTTCTTGGCCTCTGCCGAACGGGCCGTGTACACGCGGCTGAATCTGTCGACCACCTATGAGCTGCTTCTGGCCGCTCCTGAAATGGTGCAAGCGATACGCAAGACGAACCGGATTGCTGGCCTCCATAAGGAGGCGACCGGAAGCGGCCCCGTCTTTGATATATTCGACTGA
- the rpl2 gene encoding predicted protein (similar to the rpl2 gene in the chloroplas genome of C. reinhardtii), with translation MGKYVQAQRKGKSPIFQAHTRTRKGAVKLRALDYAEKHGYIRGVVKEILHDPGRGAPVAKVQFRDAYRYQRNNELLVCTEGMYTGQFIYCGKKASLTVGNVLPLSAVPEGTIVCNVEAKLGDRGAFARGSGAFAVVVSHDDDKGTTRLRLPSGGKKSVPSAVRAQIGIVAGGGRTDKPLLKAGRAYHKYSVKRNCWPKIRGVAKNPVEHPHGGGNHQHIGMPSTVARDRPAGRKVGLIGARRTGRLRGARKTAQDKD, from the exons ATGGGTAAATACGTCCAG GCCCAACGTAAGGGAAAGTCCCCTATTTTCCAAGCGCACACGCGGACTCGCAAGGGTGCCGTCAAACTTCGCGCTCTGGATTACGCCGAAAAGCACGGTTACATCCGCGGCGTCGTGAAGGAAATTCTGCACGACCCCGGTCGCGGAGCTCCCGTCGCCAAGGTTCAGTTCCGCGATGCTTACCGCTACCAGCGCAACAACGAACTCCTCGTTTGTACGGAAGGCATGTACACGGGACAGTTCATCTACTGCGGCAAAAAGGCGTCTTTGACCGTCGGCAACGTCCTGCCGCTTTCGGCCGTCCCGGAAGGCACCATTGTCTGCAACGTCGAAGCCAAGTTGGGTGACCGTGGGGCCTTTGCGCGCGGCTCGGGAGCCTTTGCGGTTGTGGTCTCGCACGACGATGATAAGGGCACCACCCGGTTGCGTCTACCCTCGGGCGGCAAAAAGTCCGTTCCCTCTGCGGTCCGTGCACAAATCGGTATCGTGGCCGGAGGCGGACGTACCGATAAACCTCTGCTCAAGGCCGGACGGGCCTACCACAAGTATTCCGTTAAGCGGAACTGCTGGCCCAAGATTCGTGGTGTGGCTAAGAATCCCGTGGAGCATCCTCACGGAGGAGGTAACCATCAGCACATTGGTATGCCCAGTACAGTTGCTCGGGACCGTCCCGCGGGTCGGAAGGTTGGTTTGATTGGAGCCCGCCGAACTGGACGTCTTCGTGGAGCCCGAAAGACGGCACAAGATAAGGATTAA